In the Paramisgurnus dabryanus chromosome 5, PD_genome_1.1, whole genome shotgun sequence genome, one interval contains:
- the znhit3 gene encoding zinc finger HIT domain-containing protein 3 — protein sequence MLVMQLCGVCSDQVPKYRCPVCRIRYCSVNCFKKHKAEDSCQPDEEKAPAINIPTPVSSAEEPWTVNDLLDEDSQSDRVSLEKLHKLGDSEALKSLLVNPHLRQLMMSVDSAENKDTAIKNAMQEPLFVEFADQCLKLIEPDETEHEDDDDE from the exons ATG ttAGTTATGCAACTTTGTGGGGTTTGTAGTGATCAGGTTCCTAAATACAGATGTCCCGTCTGCAGGATCAGATA ttGTTCAGTAAATTGCTTTAAGAAACACAAAGCTGAAG ATTCATGTCAGCCAGATGAAGAAAAAGCTCCAGCCATAAATATCCCTACACCTGTAAGCAGTG CTGAAGAGCCCTGGACTGTGAATGATCTACTTGATGAAGACAGTCAAAGTGACCGAGTGTCTCTAGAGAAACTTCACAAACTTG gtGATTCAGAGGCACTGAAGAGTTTGTTGGTGAATCCACATCTCAGACAGTTAATGATGTCCGTGGATTCAGCTGAAAATAAGGACACGGCTATAAAGAACGCAATGCAGGAACCATTGTTTGTCGAGTTTGCAGACCAGTGCTTGAAACTTATTGAACCAGATGAAACAGAAcatgaggatgatgatgatgaatga
- the myo19 gene encoding unconventional myosin-XIX, which produces MATVKQKLLFRNKDVNSSDGTLRSFTENRHNETVNVLKGRTQARRKSLNDSLEGDIKDFLINESELHTYDDLTKVNPVTPTTVLKCLQARYSAKVFYTHAGCTLVALNPFQPVPHLYSLDVMREYHSAPQPQEFKPHIFIVAEEAYRNVQGQVEPINQSLVVSGESGAGKTWTSRCLMKYYATVAASSQKCQNTVEKIERRVLDSNPLMEAFGNACTLRNNNSSRFGKYIQLQLNSSQLLVGASVQTYLLEKTRVAFQAPNERNFHIFYQMMKGATEKQRLEWMMPLDRGFAWLPNAEKTLDEDCLQETVEAMVNLGIDEEKRAQIFRILAGLLQLGNVDFSPASEESQPCALDENSKGFLQKTSVLFQVPLDELQTCLIVRTLRAGKQNVLKPCSLSECTIRRDCLAKVIYAQLFDWLVTFINNSMSADTSMWCNFIGLLDVYGFECFLLNNLEQLCINYANEKLQQHFVGHYLKAQQEEYVSEGLQWSFVRYQDNQACLDLIEGSPTSIISLLNEECRLNRASDARQFRVRLEKELSENANISWDKLSKEPHFTIAHYAGKVRYQIEGMMEKNKDPVPPELIRVLQKSHDSLLHSLFHEDDHEIGASRGHNKVITVVSKFKNSLESLMKILHSTTPHYTRCIKPNPECRPLTFKKEEVISQLEACGIVETINISAAGFPIRIPDVSFLQRYGLIANMRLNRDDSPEMSDESVLRSEVEDVLRLILKRHTPNSTLNPVDNNIMVHCGRTKVFLTHTLLEMLEESRMRVRSQKAFCIQCAWRRHQHHQRNIKTRAVTRIQAGVRSWLVRREVKKLHKAASVIQSRWRRWRAHMDALAEAELDDAEDFVEEQACGLPKLDPLLKERGSVQLSSIPEPVVVRGWPIGLVMASAPNVTVSLTASGFQRVMSMMACLKIPFRHNEYKVETNQFEQGVASIRAQPRGSIKMHLQRSPLLYANMQPVHKTDGVTGFNQILLERT; this is translated from the exons ATGGCGACTGTAAAACAGAAACTTTTATTCAGAAATAAAGACGTTAATAGTTCTGACGGGACATTGAGGAGTTTCACTGAAAACCGACACAACGAGACG GTAAATGTGCTGAAAGGGAGAACTCAGGCTCGGAGAAAGTCTCTTAATGATTCATTGGAaggggacatcaaagatttccTCATAAATGAATCTGAACTTCATACGTATGATGACCTCACCAAAGTAAACCCTGTTACCCCCACTACAG TGCTGAAGTGTCTGCAGGCTCGGTACAGTGCAAAAGTGTTTTACACACATGCTGGCTGCACACTGGTGGCTCTCAACCCATTTCAGCCCGTCCCTCACCTGTACTCTCTGGATGTGATGAGGGAATATCACTCCGCCCCTCAGCCTCag GAATTCAAGCCACACATCTTCATTGTTGCAGAAGAAGCCTACAGGAATGTACAGGGTCAGGTGGAGCCTATAAATCAGTCACTGGTGGTCTCTGGAGAGAGTGGAGCTGGAAAA ACCTGGACGTCACGCTGTCTGATGAAATACTACGCCACGGTTGCTGCATCTTCTCAAAAATGCCAAAACACTGTAGAGAAGATAGAAAGACGAGTGTTGGACTCAAACCCTCTCATGGAGGCATTCG GCAATGCCTGCACATTACGCAACAACAACAGCAGTCGTTTTGGAAAATATATTCAGCTGCAGCTCAACAG CTCTCAGCTGCTGGTTGGCGCGTCAGTGCAGACTTATCTGTTGGAGAAGACACGAGTGGCTTTCCAAGCACCTAATGAGAGAAACTTTCACATATTCTACCAG ATGATGAAAGGGGCCACAGAAAAACAGAGACTGGAATGGATGATGCCTTTAGACCGAGGCTTTGCCTGGTTGCCAAATGCTGAGAAAACCTTAGATG AAGACTGTCTGCAGGAAACTGTGGAAGCAATGGTCAACCTTGGTATTGATGAAGAGAAGAGGGCACAGATATTCAGG ATACTTGCAGGTCTTCTGCAGCTTGGAAACGTGGACTTCAGTCCGGCATCTGAAGAGTCCCAGCCATGTGCTTTGGATGAAAACTCAAAAG GTTTCCTACAGAAGACCTCTGTCCTGTTCCAGGTGCCATTAGATGAACTGCAGACGTGTCTGATCGTACGAACTCTTCGTGCTGGTAAACAGAACGTGCTCAAGCCGTGCTCGCTGTCAGAATGCACAATCCGCAGAGACTGTCTCGCTAAAGTCATCTATGCACA ATTATTTGATTGGTTAGTCACTTTCATCAATAACAGTATGTCTGCAGACACTTCCATGTGGTGCAACTTCATtg GCCTGTTGGACGTTTATGGTTTCGAGTGTTTCCTCTTGAATAACCTGGAGCAGTTGTGCATTAATTATGCTAATGAGAAGCTCCAGCAGCACTTTGTGGGTCATTATCTGAAGGCCCAACAGGAGGAGTACGTGTCCGAGGGGCTGCAGTGGTCCTTCGTACGTTACCAAGACAACCAGGCTTGTCTGGACCTGATTGAAGGCAGTCCCACCAGCATTATCTCCCTGCTCAATGAG GAGTGTCGTTTGAACAGAGCATCGGATGCTCGGCAGTTTCGTGTGCGTCTGGAAAAGGAGCTGTCAGAAAACGCCAACATCAGCTGGGACAAACTCAGTAAAGAGCCTCATTTCACCATCGCCCACTACGCCGGCAAAGTCCGCTATCAGATCGAAGGCATGATGGAGAAGAACAAG GACCCGGTTCCTCCTGAGCTTATCCGTGTCCTGCAGAAGTCCCATGATTCATTGCTGCACAGTCTCTTTCATGAGGATGACCATGAGATTGGGGCGTCCAGAGGACACAACAAAGTCATTACTGTTGTCTCTAAATTTAAG AACTCACTTGAAAGTCTGATGAAGATTTTGCACAGCACCACTCCTCACTACACACGCTGTATTAAACCCAACCCTGAATGTAGACCGCTCACCTTTAAAAAGGAAGAG GTTATCAGTCAGCTTGAAGCTTGTGGGATTGTGGAGACCATAAACATCAGCGCAGCAGGATTTCCTATCAG AATTCCTGATGTTAGTTTCCTCCAGCGATATGGACTGATTGCAAACATGCGACTAAACAGAGATGACA GCCCTGAAATGAGTGACGAGTCTGTTCTGAGATCTGAAGTGGAGGATGTGCTCAGGTTAATTCTCAAGAGACACACCCCTAACTCCACCCTCAACCCTGTTGACAACAACATCATGGTGCATTGTGGGAGGACCAAAGTCTTTTTGACTCATACCCTG TTGGAGATGTTGGAGGAGAGCAGGATGAGGGTGCGATCACAGAAGGCGTTTTGTATCCAGTGTGCCTGGCGTAGGCATCAGCATCATCAGCGTAACATCAAGACGCGGGCTGTCACTCGTATACAAGCAG GTGTGAGATCCTGGCTGGTTAGAAGAGAAGTGAAGAAACTGCACAAAGCTGCATCGGTCATCCAGTCCAGATGGAGGCGTTGGAGA GCACACATGGATGCGCTCGCCGAGGCAGAACTGGACGACGCTGAAGATTTTGTTGAGGAACAAGCATGCGGGTTGCCCAAGCTGGACCCTCTGCTGAAGGAGAGAGGATCAGTGCAGCTCTCCAGCATCCCAGAGCCGGTTGTGGTCAGAGGTTGGCCCATCGGGCTGGTCATGGCTTCTGCGCCCAACGTCACCGTGTCTCTGACTGCGTCTGGTTTTCAGAGGGTCATGTCAATGATGGCATGTCTAAAGATTCCCTTTAGACACAACGAATACAAAGTAGAGACCAACCAGTTTGAGCAGGGGGTTGCTTCCATCAGAGCACAGCCACGG gggTCAATTAAAATGCATCTGCAGAGATCTCCACTGCTGTATGCTAACATGCAGCCCGTACACAAGACTGACGGGGTGACTGGATTTAATCAGATACTGTTGGAAAGAACCTGA
- the pigw gene encoding phosphatidylinositol-glycan biosynthesis class W protein, whose product MALPEGKIAFVSNLNGTTLTEVSLGSLLAPLCVLSRGLFLIVFYLGKGVLPLSRPAHLLLDFLTLIMPLVLSCTILSDILHFVIMGLALVDFAVIYYVYNNKTRPSQGFLHSTINRFLQTRMESNLVPFVTVFRVLVNVKTSISILAVDFSVFPRRYAKTETYGTGVMDFGVGAYVMANALVCPEARGKNIQGSKFNHVLKQCMSVWPLVVLGLLRLASVKSTGYHEHVTEYGVHWNFFFTLAIVRVVASVLLAIFPVNASWLLALLLSGAYQVILQTTDLKSFLIHNNDRTGFLQANREGIFSVVGYIAIYMAGVQVGLYLMQSRTLVKDWIKVIRNLLLTSIGLFIILHMCQTFIEPVSRRMANFSFCIWTVAQSMLFLSCLTTADVILLFSKVISNVSLVSSSWWPCKTKKNLSSEEKMRKSMDALCLIQSVNRNQLLYFLLANVMTGLTNVLVDTLNSSDLLSVCVLLMYMFINSLVIFILHIKKITIKFW is encoded by the coding sequence ATGGCATTGCCAGAAGGCAAGATTGCATTTGTGAGCAACCTTAATGGAACAACCCTGACAGAGGTTTCACTGGGATCCCTGTTAGCTCCACTGTGCGTCCTGAGCCGAGGACTTTTCCTGATAGTTTTTTACCTGGGAAAAGGTGTCCTTCCACTATCCCGGCCAGCCCATCTTCTGTTAGACTTCTTGACACTGATAATGCCATTGGTTCTGTCATGCACTATACTTAGCGATATTCTTCACTTTGTCATCATGGGCCTAGCCCTAGTGGATTTTGCTGTCATTTACTATGTGTACAACAACAAAACCCGTCCATCTCAGGGTTTCCTCCACAGTACGATTAACAGATTTCTACAAACTCGGATGGAGTCTAACCTGGTCCCGTTCGTAACGGTGTTTCGGGTTCTGGTCAATGTGAAGACCTCCATAAGCATTCTAGCGGTTGACTTCAGTGTGTTCCCAAGACGTTATGCAAAAACAGAGACGTATGGAACAGGGGTCATGGATTTTGGCGTGGGAGCTTATGTAATGGCAAACGCGCTAGTGTGTCCTGAAGCGAGAGGCAAGAATATTCAAGGATCAAAGTTCAATCATGTTTTAAAGCAGTGTATGTCTGTATGGCCCCTGGTTGTGTTGGGGTTGCTGAGGCTGGCGAGCGTCAAGTCAACTGGCTACCATGAGCATGTGACCGAGTATGGAGTTCACTGGAACTTCTTCTTCACATTGGCTATTGTAAGAGTGGTGGCGTCTGTGCTTTTAGCCATTTTTCCTGTAAACGCATCTTGGCTTCTTGCTCTCCTCCTTAGTGGAGCTTACCAGGTTATTTTGCAGACAACAGATCTTAAGTCTTTTCTCATTCACAATAACGACCGCACAGGCTTTCTACAGGCCAACAGAGAGGGTATCTTCTCAGTTGTGGGTTACATAGCAATCTATATGGCTGGGGTTCAGGTTGGCCTTTACCTGATGCAGAGCAGAACATTAGTTAAAGACTGGATCAAAGTGATCCGTAACCTTCTGTTAACCAGCATTGGGTTATTTATCATCTTACACATGTGCCAGACATTTATAGAACCAGTGTCACGCAGAATGGCCAATTTTTCTTTCTGCATTTGGACTGTTGCCCAATCCATGCTATTTCTTTCTTGCTTAACTACTGCTGATGTGATTTTGCTTTTTTCCAAAGTGATCTCCAATGTTTCTCTTGTATCTTCATCGTGGTGGCCGTGTAAGACTAAGAAAAATTTATCAAGTGAGGAGAAAATGAGGAAAAGTATGGATGCACTATGCCTTATACAATCTGTTAACCGCAATCAGTTATTATATTTTCTGCTAGCAAATGTCATGACTGGTTTGACCAATGTGTTAGTAGACACTCTGAACAGCAGTGATTTGTTATCTGTATGTGTTTTACTGATGTACATGTTCATAAACAGCTTAGTTATATTCATATTGCATAtcaaaaaaataaccattaaGTTCTGGTAA